In Candidatus Thiodictyon syntrophicum, a genomic segment contains:
- a CDS encoding MafI family immunity protein, whose product MGNDLAAIEGSLTLLLSLLSSALSWSEAQEVRDFVDVGEYGLALETLVDIVTEEEKSISAEALRLIIELADSMRC is encoded by the coding sequence ATGGGTAATGATCTTGCAGCCATAGAAGGCTCGCTGACGCTATTGCTGAGCCTGTTGTCATCCGCGTTGTCCTGGTCGGAAGCACAAGAAGTGCGAGACTTCGTCGATGTCGGTGAATATGGCTTAGCCTTAGAAACCCTTGTCGATATTGTAACCGAAGAAGAAAAGTCTATTTCTGCAGAGGCGTTACGACTGATTATTGAGTTAGCAGATTCAATGCGGTGTTGA
- a CDS encoding DUF1493 family protein: protein MSEHRPMGPIACAVFDFLRNEVGVRRFASDSDLKKDLGIDGDDAVELLERFSQAFDVDAGDFDCAEYFGPEAGFNPFSWLWRLTKTTQGLKPFTVGDLVRAAEKRKF from the coding sequence ATGAGTGAGCATCGGCCAATGGGGCCAATCGCATGCGCCGTCTTCGATTTCTTGCGTAATGAAGTGGGCGTTAGACGGTTCGCTTCAGACTCCGATCTGAAAAAGGATCTTGGGATTGATGGAGATGACGCCGTGGAGTTGCTTGAGAGGTTCTCGCAGGCTTTCGACGTCGATGCTGGTGATTTCGACTGCGCTGAATATTTTGGCCCCGAGGCGGGCTTCAACCCATTTTCCTGGTTGTGGCGCCTAACCAAGACAACGCAGGGCCTCAAGCCCTTTACCGTGGGTGACCTTGTTCGTGCGGCCGAGAAACGTAAGTTCTGA
- a CDS encoding ankyrin repeat domain-containing protein, with translation MAETELGKLLELYGDLPEFVEVPALDVKTIGNFGDTPLHVAAARGVLAEVQVLLASGADVNAVGELGNSPLHEAAGQDNFGAAEVLLKAGANVGIRNDFGESPMDIAQASGRAGLSDLFEQYVKSQRSRSETP, from the coding sequence ATGGCGGAGACTGAACTTGGTAAATTGTTGGAACTCTATGGTGATCTCCCGGAGTTCGTGGAGGTCCCAGCGCTTGACGTGAAAACAATCGGCAATTTCGGAGATACGCCGCTGCATGTGGCTGCGGCAAGAGGCGTTCTGGCCGAGGTTCAGGTCCTTCTTGCATCAGGGGCCGACGTGAATGCGGTGGGTGAACTCGGCAACTCGCCCCTTCACGAGGCGGCAGGGCAGGATAATTTCGGCGCGGCTGAGGTGTTACTGAAGGCTGGCGCAAACGTCGGAATACGAAACGATTTCGGAGAATCACCGATGGATATTGCTCAAGCGTCCGGCAGGGCGGGGCTCAGCGATTTGTTCGAGCAGTATGTCAAGTCTCAACGTAGCCGTTCAGAGACCCCTTGA
- the tnpC gene encoding IS66 family transposase → MHLSDHSLDQLDEAYVQTLDEGALRGLSLRLLEDLKEARERLRQNPTNSSRPPSSRAPWERPSAGDAEAIEAADADALTARQDDESPDEASTPPEDSPGTPETPAPARAGRATEKPKRNAGKQPGAPGCGRTQVFKAQETLHHRPSACAACAQALAGDAPSVAYAGFQSVDLVWGDPAQPGLHLRVTDHRFYDSLCGCGHHTRARPGEGLVDDSTLDPVALSEWRVVGAGLATLIVALHLRFRMSYRRIREFLHDWLGLSLSVGTLDRTLREAAAAALPLEQELIAAVVASDLLHADETSWPQGADLLWLWVFTSATVTLFVVAKRGREVLDRLLPGFAGWLMSDGWQAYRHLPQRLRCWAHLTRKAQGLIESFDREGQAFGHQVQTTFDTLIGAIHAARAGPPAELPHIHAKLLAELHAACVQLLGHRHVKTRALAVELWNDWDAIFRVLENPQWPLTNNAAERALRHWVIARRIMMGTRCDAGSRTFTLLASVIETCRQRGHVPWSYLAGVIAERRAGRAAAPLPAPMLGL, encoded by the coding sequence ATGCACCTGAGCGACCACAGCCTTGACCAGCTTGACGAAGCCTATGTCCAGACCCTGGACGAGGGTGCGTTGCGTGGTCTGTCGCTGCGGCTGTTGGAGGATCTGAAGGAAGCGCGCGAGCGGTTGCGGCAGAATCCGACCAACAGTTCTCGTCCGCCCAGCAGCCGTGCGCCCTGGGAGCGCCCGTCGGCGGGGGACGCGGAGGCGATCGAGGCGGCGGACGCCGACGCGCTCACGGCGAGGCAGGACGACGAGTCGCCGGACGAGGCGAGCACGCCCCCGGAAGATTCGCCCGGCACCCCCGAGACGCCCGCGCCAGCGCGCGCTGGGCGCGCGACCGAGAAGCCTAAACGCAACGCCGGCAAGCAACCCGGCGCGCCAGGCTGCGGGCGCACCCAGGTGTTCAAGGCGCAGGAGACGCTCCACCACCGTCCCAGCGCCTGTGCGGCCTGCGCCCAAGCGCTGGCGGGAGACGCGCCCAGTGTCGCCTACGCCGGCTTCCAGTCGGTCGATCTGGTGTGGGGTGATCCCGCGCAACCGGGCCTGCACCTGCGGGTCACCGACCATCGTTTTTATGACAGTCTGTGCGGCTGCGGTCATCACACGCGCGCGCGTCCCGGCGAAGGTCTGGTGGATGACTCAACGTTAGATCCGGTGGCCTTGAGCGAATGGCGGGTGGTCGGGGCGGGGCTGGCGACCCTGATCGTGGCGCTGCATCTGCGCTTTCGGATGTCGTACCGACGGATACGGGAGTTTCTGCACGACTGGCTGGGGTTGAGCCTGAGCGTCGGCACCCTGGATCGCACCCTACGCGAGGCCGCCGCCGCGGCGCTCCCGCTGGAACAAGAATTGATCGCGGCGGTGGTGGCCAGCGACCTGCTGCACGCCGATGAAACCTCCTGGCCGCAAGGCGCCGACTTGCTGTGGCTGTGGGTGTTCACCAGTGCCACCGTCACCTTGTTCGTGGTGGCCAAGCGCGGGCGTGAGGTGCTTGATCGCCTCCTGCCGGGCTTCGCCGGCTGGCTGATGAGCGACGGCTGGCAGGCGTATCGCCACCTGCCGCAACGGCTGCGCTGTTGGGCACACCTCACGCGCAAGGCGCAGGGGTTGATCGAGAGTTTCGATCGCGAGGGGCAAGCCTTTGGGCACCAAGTCCAAACCACTTTCGACACCCTGATTGGCGCCATCCATGCGGCGCGCGCGGGGCCGCCGGCCGAGCTGCCGCACATCCACGCCAAGTTGCTGGCCGAGTTGCATGCGGCCTGCGTGCAGCTGCTCGGGCACCGGCACGTCAAGACGCGCGCCTTGGCCGTCGAGTTGTGGAACGACTGGGACGCCATCTTTCGGGTGCTGGAGAATCCCCAGTGGCCGCTCACCAACAACGCCGCCGAGCGGGCGCTGCGCCATTGGGTAATCGCGCGGCGGATCATGATGGGCACGCGTTGTGATGCCGGGTCGCGCACCTTCACCCTGCTCGCCAGCGTGATTGAAACCTGTCGCCAGCGCGGCCATGTGCCGTGGTCCTATCTGGCCGGCGTGATCGCTGAGCGCCGCGCCGGTCGCGCCGCCGCTCCGCTGCCGGCTCCAATGCTGGGTCTCTGA
- a CDS encoding FlgD immunoglobulin-like domain containing protein, with the protein MPISTIPTALLTRLVLLAAMLVGTAHGAAQPVTAVQVDKGSFNPGAGESVTLGFRLEQPADARIQVYDPDGGLIRTLPVPAGPDGSDQRVTWDGRDDSGKAVPDEAYTFVIETAAGAVYDPTTFSGGEVADLTDLTFGDSGAVGYRLPAPARVLIRLGVHNGPMYRTLVDWKPRPAGSVTEQWDGFDLDQIVKLRGHKDLSALVTYATLPEATVIAYGNAAETYRAYKLGRGKDRPVKPERPPAADATQRFRPESLVPPAWARAPDVMLSFPDFPAPDAVPTAKRTVAVRIEVAAEDKPRLLGDQFEVLLFVDSQFFAEAERGYLPLNWTWELTQFPPGEHVLTVNISSFRGQVGVASRKILVEK; encoded by the coding sequence ATGCCAATCTCTACCATACCCACCGCGTTGCTCACCCGTTTGGTGCTGCTGGCTGCCATGCTTGTCGGCACCGCCCATGGCGCGGCGCAGCCGGTCACGGCCGTGCAAGTCGATAAGGGCTCGTTCAACCCCGGCGCCGGGGAGTCCGTGACCCTGGGGTTTCGCCTGGAGCAACCGGCCGATGCGCGGATTCAGGTCTATGACCCCGACGGCGGCCTGATCCGCACCCTGCCGGTCCCGGCCGGGCCCGACGGGAGCGATCAGCGGGTGACCTGGGACGGCCGTGACGACAGCGGCAAGGCGGTTCCCGATGAGGCCTATACCTTCGTGATCGAGACCGCCGCGGGGGCCGTCTACGACCCGACGACCTTCTCCGGCGGCGAGGTTGCCGACCTCACGGACCTGACCTTCGGTGACTCGGGTGCCGTCGGTTACCGGCTGCCGGCGCCGGCCCGTGTGTTGATCCGGCTGGGTGTCCACAACGGTCCCATGTACCGGACCCTGGTCGACTGGAAGCCCCGGCCGGCCGGCTCGGTCACGGAGCAGTGGGACGGCTTCGACCTGGACCAGATCGTCAAGCTGCGCGGCCACAAGGACTTGAGCGCCTTGGTCACCTACGCCACCCTGCCGGAGGCCACTGTAATCGCGTATGGCAATGCCGCCGAGACCTACCGTGCCTACAAGCTCGGCCGCGGTAAGGACCGCCCCGTCAAGCCGGAGCGTCCGCCCGCCGCAGACGCCACGCAGCGCTTCCGCCCGGAGTCGCTGGTGCCGCCCGCCTGGGCGCGGGCGCCGGACGTCATGCTGAGCTTCCCGGACTTCCCGGCCCCGGATGCGGTGCCGACGGCGAAACGCACGGTCGCTGTGCGCATCGAGGTCGCGGCGGAGGACAAGCCCCGGCTGCTGGGGGACCAGTTCGAGGTCCTGCTGTTCGTCGACAGCCAGTTCTTTGCCGAGGCCGAGCGCGGTTATCTGCCGCTGAACTGGACCTGGGAACTGACGCAGTTTCCGCCCGGCGAGCATGTCCTGACGGTGAATATCTCCAGCTTCAGGGGTCAGGTCGGCGTGGCCAGCCGCAAAATCCTGGTCGAGAAGTAG
- a CDS encoding TolB family protein, which translates to MTTPFFKLSYRTVAVLVVPLLLAISVGADADLVFSALQDGTWQLYGQADPRSPPQPIPTPGIAGDKAAPRLSPDGTRVAFEVTGGGLWVCPVAGTAGCRALAVGPGSAVRPAWHPRTGELVFVRYAFTADAEQSTIELAAGDLDQIRPVIEQTGIQDFPAVAPDGGRLAYTSWLTVMPYRGQVAVVQQLWTLDLVRGRAGQLLLSNASDIHPRWSPDGARLAFSSNRTGRYEIWTVGADGTGLRQVTAGPGEKTWPAWSPDGSRILFTHTREGRTGLSLVGAEGGADEPMTPFGPDAQVQIKDPDWVAARQP; encoded by the coding sequence ATGACCACGCCCTTTTTCAAGCTTTCATACCGAACCGTGGCGGTCCTCGTCGTGCCCCTGTTGCTGGCAATCTCGGTCGGCGCGGATGCCGACCTCGTCTTCTCGGCCCTGCAAGACGGTACCTGGCAACTCTACGGCCAAGCCGATCCGCGCTCGCCGCCCCAACCGATCCCGACCCCGGGGATCGCGGGCGACAAGGCGGCCCCACGCCTGTCACCCGACGGCACGCGCGTCGCCTTCGAGGTGACCGGGGGCGGACTCTGGGTCTGTCCCGTCGCGGGGACGGCGGGTTGTCGCGCCCTCGCGGTCGGCCCGGGGTCCGCGGTGCGCCCCGCCTGGCATCCACGCACCGGCGAGTTGGTCTTTGTCCGTTACGCCTTCACGGCCGACGCGGAGCAGTCCACCATCGAGCTGGCCGCCGGCGACCTGGACCAAATCCGGCCCGTCATCGAGCAGACGGGCATCCAGGACTTTCCCGCTGTCGCGCCCGACGGGGGCCGCCTGGCCTATACGTCCTGGCTGACGGTCATGCCCTACCGCGGCCAGGTAGCCGTCGTCCAGCAACTCTGGACGCTCGACCTCGTGCGCGGCCGGGCCGGGCAATTGCTGCTGTCCAACGCCAGCGACATCCATCCCCGCTGGTCGCCGGACGGGGCGCGGCTCGCCTTCTCCTCCAACCGCACCGGCCGCTATGAGATCTGGACGGTCGGCGCCGACGGCACCGGACTGCGCCAGGTGACCGCGGGTCCGGGTGAGAAGACCTGGCCGGCCTGGTCGCCGGATGGCTCGCGCATCCTTTTCACTCACACCCGGGAGGGGCGCACCGGGCTCTCGCTCGTTGGCGCCGAGGGCGGAGCCGACGAGCCGATGACCCCGTTCGGCCCGGATGCGCAGGTCCAGATCAAGGACCCGGACTGGGTCGCCGCCCGTCAACCATAA
- a CDS encoding extracellular solute-binding protein encodes MSIYANLGRSATLVFAVLALLFACPVRAAEVVVYTSLDQVYSEPILRDFQARTGIQIKAVYDVEASKTTGLVNRLIAEQGRPRADVFWNSEVARTLVLQDKGVLAPYRSPAGEDIPAQFKDADGYWTGFAARARVLVYNKDRLAPADLPKSIFDLTQPAWRGRFTMAYPLFGTTATQVAAWYAVLGPERTEAYLQALKANAVVIVDGNGTSRDTVVQGEVPLGFTDTDDANVAIQAGKPVGMIFPDADGLGTLLIPNTVALVAGAPHPQEARRLIDFLLSRDVESKLAFSESMQIPLRDGVGKPPRVPDYGSIRAMKVEYRAIADNMERAARFSRELFAR; translated from the coding sequence ATGTCCATCTATGCCAACCTCGGCCGCTCAGCGACCCTGGTGTTTGCGGTCCTGGCCCTGTTGTTCGCGTGCCCGGTGCGCGCCGCCGAGGTGGTCGTCTACACCTCGCTCGACCAGGTCTATTCGGAACCGATCCTGCGCGACTTTCAGGCGCGCACCGGGATCCAGATCAAGGCGGTCTACGATGTGGAGGCATCGAAGACCACCGGATTGGTCAACCGGTTGATCGCCGAACAGGGCCGTCCCCGGGCCGATGTCTTCTGGAACTCGGAGGTCGCCCGGACCCTGGTGTTGCAGGACAAGGGCGTGCTCGCACCCTACCGGTCTCCCGCGGGAGAGGATATCCCGGCGCAATTCAAGGACGCGGACGGCTACTGGACCGGCTTCGCGGCTCGCGCCCGGGTCCTGGTCTACAACAAGGATCGGCTGGCGCCCGCGGACCTGCCCAAGTCCATCTTCGACCTGACCCAGCCCGCCTGGCGGGGCAGGTTCACCATGGCCTATCCGCTCTTCGGGACCACGGCCACCCAGGTCGCCGCCTGGTATGCCGTGCTGGGTCCGGAGCGGACCGAAGCCTATCTGCAGGCGCTGAAGGCCAACGCCGTGGTCATCGTCGATGGCAACGGGACCTCCCGGGATACGGTCGTGCAGGGCGAGGTACCCTTGGGCTTCACCGATACGGACGATGCCAATGTCGCCATCCAGGCGGGCAAGCCGGTCGGCATGATCTTCCCCGACGCTGACGGCCTGGGGACCCTGCTGATCCCCAATACGGTCGCCCTGGTTGCGGGGGCGCCGCACCCGCAGGAGGCCAGGCGGTTGATCGACTTCCTGCTCTCGCGAGACGTCGAGAGCAAGCTCGCCTTCTCCGAGTCGATGCAGATTCCGCTGCGCGACGGGGTCGGCAAACCCCCCAGGGTGCCGGATTACGGTTCTATCCGTGCGATGAAGGTCGAGTACCGTGCCATCGCCGACAACATGGAACGGGCCGCGCGCTTCAGCCGCGAGTTGTTTGCCCGCTAG
- a CDS encoding ABC transporter permease — protein MHQPRWAVAAAWAAFAIAALLPLGQLAWDAVRGGGGWDLTALRELLLTESQWRLLANSLLVAGGASALAVAIGVPFALVMERTDLPGRRLLGVLYLVPLLIPPHLHAIVWSRLLADTGPGNRFFQAALGLKAAPLDVFSLPGVVFVLGLAYFPFVTLLAKAGLRAIDPSLEESALLRRGPTRVIAGISIPLTAPHILAGAILVFVFAIIDFGVPDILRVRVYAVEIFIQFSALYDKRAAVVLSLPLLIVTLALVGVQAWLMRGRAYVSLAQGAAGTRRFPLGKARSAALLFCGVVVTLAVLVPVATFAVVAGPAGTYARVLGPALPSLGTSLALAVAAAGITTLLAFVIAHSLVRSRAGVRTALHDLTQVPFAVPPILLGIALIGVWNRPATGWLYDTVAMVVLGYVAHFLPFAIRAVYAGLQQLNPRVEEAAWLATPNRLRIVWRITLPLVRNGLVAGFLIVFILAMGELGVTLLVVPPGVETLPVRIYNLMHYGAEEAVAALSLILLGAQLGVCLLVLAAVRWDWGGGE, from the coding sequence ATGCACCAACCCCGGTGGGCCGTCGCGGCGGCCTGGGCGGCCTTTGCAATCGCGGCATTGCTCCCGCTGGGGCAACTCGCCTGGGACGCCGTGCGCGGGGGTGGCGGTTGGGACCTGACCGCGCTGCGCGAATTGCTGCTCACCGAGAGCCAGTGGCGGCTGCTTGCCAACAGCCTGCTGGTTGCCGGCGGGGCCAGTGCGCTGGCGGTCGCCATCGGCGTCCCCTTCGCCCTGGTCATGGAACGCACGGATCTGCCGGGGCGCCGGTTGCTCGGCGTTCTCTACCTGGTCCCGCTCCTGATCCCACCGCACCTGCATGCCATCGTCTGGTCGCGTCTGCTTGCGGACACGGGGCCGGGCAACCGGTTCTTCCAGGCTGCACTGGGTCTGAAGGCGGCGCCGCTTGACGTGTTCAGCCTTCCCGGGGTGGTCTTTGTGCTCGGGCTGGCCTACTTTCCGTTCGTCACCTTGCTTGCCAAGGCCGGGCTGCGGGCCATCGACCCGTCCCTGGAGGAGTCCGCCCTGCTGCGCCGGGGGCCGACGCGGGTGATCGCGGGGATCAGCATACCGCTGACGGCGCCGCACATCCTGGCCGGTGCGATCCTGGTCTTCGTTTTCGCGATCATCGACTTCGGCGTGCCGGACATCCTGCGGGTCAGGGTCTACGCGGTCGAGATCTTCATCCAGTTCAGCGCGCTCTATGACAAGCGCGCCGCCGTGGTGTTGTCGCTGCCCCTGCTCATCGTGACGCTGGCCCTGGTCGGCGTGCAGGCATGGCTGATGCGGGGGCGGGCCTATGTGAGCCTGGCCCAAGGCGCGGCCGGGACGCGCCGGTTTCCGCTCGGCAAGGCACGATCGGCGGCGCTGCTGTTCTGCGGTGTGGTCGTCACGCTCGCGGTGCTGGTGCCGGTCGCGACCTTTGCGGTGGTCGCCGGACCGGCAGGGACCTACGCGCGGGTCCTGGGACCGGCGTTGCCGTCGCTGGGGACCAGCCTGGCTCTCGCGGTGGCGGCGGCCGGGATCACGACGCTGTTGGCCTTCGTGATCGCCCATTCGCTGGTGCGCAGCCGCGCGGGGGTGCGTACGGCCTTGCACGACCTGACCCAGGTGCCCTTTGCGGTGCCCCCGATCCTGCTGGGGATCGCACTCATCGGGGTCTGGAACCGACCGGCGACCGGATGGCTGTACGACACCGTGGCGATGGTCGTGCTGGGTTACGTGGCGCACTTCCTGCCCTTCGCGATTCGGGCGGTCTATGCCGGTCTGCAACAGCTCAATCCCCGCGTCGAGGAGGCGGCCTGGTTGGCAACCCCGAACCGACTGCGCATCGTCTGGCGCATCACGCTGCCCTTGGTCCGCAACGGGCTGGTGGCCGGTTTTCTCATCGTGTTCATACTGGCGATGGGTGAGTTGGGCGTGACCCTGCTGGTCGTCCCGCCCGGCGTGGAGACGCTACCGGTGCGGATCTACAATCTCATGCACTATGGGGCCGAGGAGGCGGTCGCGGCGCTGAGCCTGATCCTGCTGGGGGCGCAGCTTGGCGTGTGTCTGCTCGTGCTCGCCGCGGTGCGGTGGGATTGGGGGGGCGGCGAATGA
- a CDS encoding ABC transporter ATP-binding protein, whose translation MIGVSGVSKRFGTVLAMGGVSLACARSETVVVLGPSGCGKTTLLRLIAGLDGPDAGAIDIEGTRVSSPGRLVAPHRRQLSMIFQDLALWPHLSAFGNVAFGLRGNGQSRNAVRATVEESLRRVSLFEQRERHPHQLSGGERQRLAIARALAGSPRYLLMDEPFSSLDPLLKRQMIALLKEFRASLGLGVLYVTHNLDEALALGDRILLMSGGRVAGSLNRGQVASLTQSDLLEWYEACVVGQADC comes from the coding sequence ATGATCGGTGTGTCCGGGGTCTCGAAGCGATTCGGAACCGTCCTGGCAATGGGCGGCGTGTCGCTCGCCTGCGCACGCTCCGAGACGGTGGTCGTGTTGGGACCCTCAGGCTGCGGCAAGACCACACTGTTGCGGCTCATCGCGGGACTGGATGGGCCGGACGCCGGGGCGATCGACATCGAAGGCACGCGCGTCAGCTCGCCCGGACGGCTGGTCGCGCCCCACCGGCGACAGTTGAGTATGATCTTTCAGGACCTGGCCTTGTGGCCCCACCTGAGCGCCTTCGGGAACGTTGCCTTCGGACTGCGGGGTAACGGGCAGTCGCGGAACGCGGTTCGCGCCACGGTCGAGGAGTCTTTGCGCCGGGTGTCTCTGTTCGAGCAGCGTGAGCGCCATCCCCACCAGCTCTCGGGTGGCGAGCGCCAGCGTCTGGCGATTGCGCGGGCGCTGGCCGGCAGTCCGCGGTACCTGTTGATGGACGAACCGTTCAGCAGTCTCGATCCCTTGTTGAAGCGGCAGATGATCGCGCTCTTGAAGGAGTTTCGGGCGAGCCTTGGGCTGGGTGTACTCTACGTGACGCATAACCTGGACGAGGCGCTGGCGCTCGGGGATCGAATCCTTCTCATGAGCGGGGGCCGCGTGGCCGGATCATTGAACCGGGGGCAAGTCGCCTCTCTTACTCAGTCGGACTTACTCGAATGGTACGAAGCCTGCGTGGTTGGCCAAGCGGATTGCTGA
- a CDS encoding chromate resistance protein ChrB domain-containing protein, giving the protein MWLLACCAAAEPAGGEGQVYSTWDVFEPDKCASIWLIKRHIDPGAVFRFYPRGETIASGIAFDTPDATFRRYHDSSTFETLLKHYRLEGPGLAHLGRLIHDIEVNVWERKALAATREIQDELQQLLAGSDAARLVGVCLEYFDHYYVRHPAP; this is encoded by the coding sequence TTGTGGCTGTTGGCTTGCTGCGCCGCCGCCGAACCGGCCGGCGGGGAGGGCCAGGTCTACTCCACCTGGGATGTTTTCGAGCCCGACAAATGCGCGTCCATCTGGCTGATCAAACGCCACATCGATCCCGGCGCCGTCTTCCGCTTCTACCCGCGCGGCGAAACCATCGCGTCGGGGATCGCGTTCGACACGCCCGATGCCACATTCCGCCGCTACCACGACAGTTCGACCTTTGAAACACTGCTCAAGCACTACCGACTCGAGGGCCCGGGGTTGGCCCATCTGGGGCGGTTGATCCACGACATCGAGGTGAACGTGTGGGAGCGCAAGGCGCTCGCGGCCACCCGAGAGATCCAGGATGAGTTGCAGCAGTTACTCGCGGGCAGTGACGCGGCGCGATTGGTCGGTGTGTGTCTGGAGTATTTCGATCATTATTATGTTCGTCACCCAGCCCCCTAA
- a CDS encoding DUF1015 domain-containing protein, with protein MTPSEPPAMPLIAPFAGLRPAPGRAAEVLAPPYDVLDRAEALGLAAERPWSFLHLSRPEIDLAPGVDPHSPAAYAQAADQFARMREAGLLVRDRQPCYYCYRLSRGDQIQTGLVVAASLAAYGAGRIRRHEVTLADKEDDRVRQIAALGAQTGPAYLIHNPSPAIDDTLAAVARTTPALDSTIADGTWDGVRHQIWVVSDQGAIERLTAGFEAQKRLYIADGHHRTAAAARIGAARQAANPDHPGAEANNRFLAVSFPADQPRVLAVNRLVRNLQGGDAATFLRRLGECGALVPSAAPVMPGRRGEFGLYLDRAWYRLTLNPDCTRSAELRLDPAARLDVRLLQDQVLAPLLGIADPRQDPRIGFVGGIRGLPGLMQQVDGGAWRLGFSLHPTALVDLLALAEAGAVMPPKCTWFEPKLADGVVSLVLD; from the coding sequence ATGACCCCGAGCGAACCCCCTGCCATGCCCCTGATCGCCCCCTTCGCCGGCCTGCGCCCGGCCCCCGGTCGTGCCGCCGAAGTCCTCGCTCCACCCTACGATGTGCTGGACCGGGCCGAGGCGCTGGGACTCGCGGCCGAGCGCCCCTGGAGCTTCCTGCACCTGTCGCGCCCGGAGATCGACCTGGCGCCCGGCGTCGACCCCCATAGCCCGGCGGCCTATGCCCAGGCTGCTGACCAGTTCGCGCGGATGCGCGAGGCTGGTCTGCTGGTGCGCGATCGGCAACCCTGCTACTACTGCTACCGGTTGAGCCGCGGCGATCAGATCCAGACCGGGCTGGTCGTCGCGGCCTCGCTCGCCGCCTACGGGGCCGGGCGGATCAGGCGCCACGAGGTCACCCTCGCCGACAAGGAAGACGACCGGGTGCGGCAGATCGCGGCGCTCGGCGCCCAGACCGGCCCGGCCTACCTGATCCACAACCCCAGTCCGGCCATCGACGACACCCTGGCCGCGGTCGCCCGCACGACCCCGGCGCTCGACAGCACCATCGCGGACGGGACCTGGGATGGGGTGCGGCATCAGATCTGGGTCGTCTCGGACCAGGGGGCGATCGAGCGACTCACGGCCGGTTTCGAGGCCCAGAAGCGGCTCTATATCGCCGACGGTCACCACCGCACCGCCGCCGCGGCGCGCATCGGCGCGGCCCGCCAGGCGGCCAATCCGGACCACCCCGGGGCCGAGGCGAACAACCGCTTCCTGGCGGTCAGCTTCCCGGCCGATCAACCGCGGGTGCTGGCCGTCAACCGGTTGGTGCGCAACCTCCAGGGCGGGGACGCCGCAACCTTCCTGCGCCGGCTGGGGGAGTGCGGCGCGCTGGTGCCGAGTGCCGCGCCGGTCATGCCCGGCCGGCGCGGTGAATTCGGTCTCTACCTGGACCGCGCCTGGTACCGGCTGACCTTGAATCCCGATTGCACCCGGTCGGCCGAACTGCGGCTGGACCCGGCAGCACGCCTGGACGTGCGCCTGCTTCAGGACCAGGTCCTGGCCCCGCTGCTCGGCATCGCGGACCCCCGCCAGGACCCCCGGATCGGTTTCGTCGGCGGCATCCGGGGTCTCCCCGGGCTCATGCAGCAGGTGGACGGCGGGGCCTGGCGCCTGGGGTTCTCGCTCCACCCGACCGCCCTTGTCGACCTGCTGGCCCTGGCCGAGGCGGGTGCCGTCATGCCGCCCAAGTGCACCTGGTTCGAGCCCAAGCTGGCGGATGGGGTGGTCAGTCTGGTGTTAGATTGA